A window of the Vibrio ostreae genome harbors these coding sequences:
- the rbfA gene encoding 30S ribosome-binding factor RbfA, giving the protein MPKEFSRTQRVAQQLQKELAMILQREVRDSRLGMVTISDVEVSRDLAYAKVFVTFLCVGEQTPESCLNALREHEVHIRMMLGKRIRLRLTPEIRFHYDNTLVEGMRMSNLVTEVVNNDKSKQKDAGREDEE; this is encoded by the coding sequence ATGCCAAAAGAATTCAGCCGTACTCAACGTGTGGCACAGCAATTACAAAAAGAATTAGCGATGATTCTGCAACGCGAAGTGCGTGACTCCCGCCTGGGCATGGTCACCATTTCTGACGTTGAAGTTTCCCGTGATCTGGCGTATGCCAAAGTGTTTGTGACCTTCTTGTGTGTGGGTGAGCAAACGCCTGAGTCGTGCCTGAATGCTCTGCGTGAGCATGAAGTGCACATTCGCATGATGCTGGGTAAACGCATTCGTCTGCGTCTGACTCCGGAAATCCGCTTTCACTACGACAATACCTTAGTTGAAGGTATGCGCATGTCGAATCTGGTCACTGAAGTGGTCAATAACGACAAAAGCAAACAGAAAGATGCGGGTCGCGAGGACGAAGAGTAA
- the truB gene encoding tRNA pseudouridine(55) synthase TruB produces the protein MARRRKGRAINGVLLLDKATGMSSNDILQKVKRLFFAEKAGHTGALDPLATGMLPICLGEATKFSQFLLDSDKRYRVIAKLGQRTDTSDSDGEVVQTRAVNVDHDTLLAKIESFRGETDQVPSMFSALKYQGRPLYEYARKGIDVPREARKITVYDIVLHRFEGDEVEMEVHCSKGTYIRTIVDDLGEMLGCGAHVTMLRRTGVAHYPYQNMVTLEELNALVEQAHREERSPYEALDALLLPMDTAVEDLPEVNLIPELMHMVQHGQAVQIFGAPEQGYVRLTGGDEKLFLGVGEMNDDGKIAPKRLVVYREDSAQ, from the coding sequence ATGGCGCGTCGTCGTAAAGGCCGGGCGATAAACGGTGTCCTGTTACTGGATAAAGCAACGGGCATGTCATCGAACGACATTTTACAAAAAGTGAAGCGTTTGTTTTTCGCCGAGAAGGCCGGTCATACCGGAGCTCTGGACCCGTTAGCAACGGGTATGTTGCCGATTTGTCTTGGGGAAGCGACTAAGTTTTCCCAGTTCCTGCTCGACTCCGATAAGCGTTATCGCGTGATTGCCAAACTGGGCCAGCGTACTGATACGTCTGACTCGGATGGTGAAGTGGTGCAAACCCGCGCGGTGAATGTCGACCATGATACGCTGCTGGCTAAGATTGAATCTTTCCGTGGTGAAACCGATCAGGTACCGTCGATGTTTTCGGCGCTCAAATATCAGGGCCGCCCGTTGTACGAGTATGCCCGTAAAGGGATTGATGTACCGCGCGAAGCGCGCAAAATCACCGTTTACGATATCGTTCTGCACCGTTTTGAAGGCGATGAAGTGGAAATGGAAGTGCACTGTTCTAAAGGGACTTACATCCGCACCATCGTCGATGACCTGGGCGAGATGCTCGGCTGTGGCGCCCATGTGACCATGCTGCGTCGTACCGGTGTGGCTCACTATCCTTACCAGAATATGGTGACCCTGGAAGAGCTTAATGCGCTGGTTGAGCAGGCGCATCGCGAAGAGCGCTCTCCGTACGAGGCTCTGGATGCGTTGTTGCTGCCGATGGATACCGCGGTGGAAGACCTGCCGGAAGTGAATCTGATCCCCGAACTGATGCACATGGTGCAGCATGGTCAGGCGGTGCAGATTTTCGGCGCGCCGGAACAGGGTTACGTGCGTTTGACCGGCGGGGACGAGAAGTTGTTTCTCGGCGTCGGTGAGATGAACGATGATGGGAAGATCGCACCAAAACGCTTAGTGGTATACCGCGAGGATTCCGCGCAGTAA
- the rpsO gene encoding 30S ribosomal protein S15 produces MSLNAETKAAIVADYARGEGDTGSPEVQVALLTASINHLQGHFKAHKGDHHSRRGLLRMVSRRRKLLDYLKGKDLGRYQDLIKRLGLRR; encoded by the coding sequence ATGTCTCTGAATGCAGAAACTAAAGCAGCAATCGTTGCTGACTACGCACGTGGCGAAGGCGACACTGGTTCACCAGAAGTACAAGTAGCTCTACTGACTGCTTCTATCAACCACCTGCAAGGTCACTTCAAAGCGCACAAAGGCGATCACCACAGCCGTCGTGGTCTGCTACGCATGGTTTCTCGTCGTCGTAAACTACTGGATTACCTGAAAGGTAAAGATCTGGGACGTTACCAAGACCTAATCAAACGTCTAGGCCTACGTCGTTAA